One region of Synergistaceae bacterium genomic DNA includes:
- a CDS encoding DUF2232 domain-containing protein has translation MKRVIPCVLITLALILAGSFLPLFGVLGIMLCPVPLSVLGCAEGRKSMSAAELLIEATLFLVISPTLAAYYLLGCAPLSATLFMLSQESFRDSKKLTAGESYLICAGASILFKALLLWAFWFFTGRNILFPDQSQLNEIMTQLYGDNPELMTALRQIIAIFPRLMPSLLVIFAGIESYLNYSLCYSVTRKFFPASKTYPPELPPFTLWRFPVSIFFVSLGAFALGWLIDAEADLTVMMFILNLQIVANVIMFAEGLSLSFWLMEGFRLRKGIKMALGAVMFLPFFWPWLIVIGMCDMTLNMRERIQFSRKGKE, from the coding sequence ATGAAGCGGGTAATTCCCTGTGTATTAATCACCCTTGCTTTGATTCTCGCAGGGAGTTTCCTGCCCCTTTTCGGCGTTCTTGGGATAATGCTATGTCCCGTTCCTTTGAGCGTACTGGGCTGTGCTGAGGGACGCAAAAGCATGAGCGCGGCCGAACTTCTCATTGAGGCAACATTATTCCTTGTCATTTCACCTACATTAGCGGCATATTATCTTCTTGGGTGCGCTCCGCTGTCGGCGACTCTCTTCATGCTGTCTCAAGAATCTTTCAGGGACTCGAAAAAACTCACAGCCGGAGAAAGCTATCTCATATGCGCCGGAGCAAGTATTCTCTTCAAAGCGTTATTGCTGTGGGCATTCTGGTTCTTCACGGGCAGAAATATACTATTCCCGGATCAGTCGCAATTGAACGAGATTATGACTCAGCTTTACGGGGACAATCCCGAACTTATGACGGCGTTGCGGCAGATTATCGCGATATTTCCGCGCCTTATGCCCTCGCTGCTTGTGATATTCGCTGGAATTGAGTCGTACCTGAATTACTCCCTCTGCTATTCCGTAACACGAAAATTTTTCCCCGCCTCAAAAACTTACCCGCCGGAGCTGCCTCCGTTCACGCTGTGGCGTTTTCCCGTGTCAATATTCTTTGTGTCATTGGGAGCGTTCGCGCTGGGATGGCTGATTGATGCTGAGGCTGATTTGACGGTGATGATGTTCATTCTGAATCTTCAGATTGTCGCCAACGTCATTATGTTTGCTGAAGGGCTGTCGCTTTCGTTCTGGCTAATGGAGGGCTTCAGGCTGAGGAAGGGAATCAAAATGGCACTGGGCGCGGTTATGTTCTTGCCGTTTTTCTGGCCGTGGCTCATCGTCATTGGAATGTGCGACATGACGCTAAATATGCGTGAAAGGATACAATTCAGCAGGAAAGGGAAAGAATAA
- a CDS encoding 30S ribosomal protein S18 produces MNERENTERESRAGAPARNTAPGGPRRGASRRRPKFCYYCVEKQEHVDYKDVEKLRKYISERGKIIPRRVTGNCAKHQRLLTEAIKRARYMALLPYSLD; encoded by the coding sequence ATGAACGAGCGCGAAAATACAGAGCGTGAGAGCAGAGCAGGTGCGCCCGCAAGAAACACAGCTCCGGGCGGACCCCGCCGGGGAGCGTCAAGACGCAGGCCGAAATTCTGCTATTACTGCGTAGAGAAGCAGGAGCATGTAGACTACAAAGACGTGGAGAAACTCCGCAAGTACATCAGCGAGAGAGGCAAAATCATCCCCCGCCGCGTAACAGGAAACTGCGCCAAGCATCAGAGGCTTCTCACAGAGGCAATCAAGCGCGCCAGATACATGGCCTTGTTGCCGTACTCACTCGACTAA